From Melitaea cinxia chromosome 3, ilMelCinx1.1, whole genome shotgun sequence, one genomic window encodes:
- the LOC123669706 gene encoding uncharacterized protein LOC123669706, whose translation MLQETKKIESILFNYETTYNTDFRFGEIREYPKTVYVPKPSVGDRGKPAYRNVHTLTEWKGDLPPFSLLHRPKDVVRTNPNNVQQHFEKPKDIDREHAQKTRPRLVMTPAVSMDDIADERARQILCTDMYTSDMSRGMREAVKPYKNVCAPLPGRPAPSNPMALPKLQPPYVSPEWRMDSVSWDSKQLRAYCDPTKEFWLARDASRRKAHNEVIKTSSREVTNKKN comes from the exons ATGTTACAAGAGACGAAGAAAATCGAATCCATACTTTTTAATTACGAAACGACTTATAACACTGATTTCCGTTTTGGTGAAATTCGCGAATATCCTAAAACTGTCTATGTACCCAAGCCCTCTGTCGGAGATCGTGGTAAACCAGCGTATAGAAACGTTCATACCTTAACGGAGTGGAAAGGAGATTTGCCTCCATTTAGTCTTCTCCACAGACCTAAGGATGTGGTGCGAACAAATCCCAATAATGTGCAGCAACATTTT gAAAAACCTAAGGACATAGACAGAGAACACGCACAAAAGACACGTCCTCGTCTGGTAATGACGCCGGCAGTGAGTATGGACGACATAGCAGACGAGCGCGCTCGACAAATCCTCTGTACCGATATGTACACCAGTGATATGAGCCGCGGTATGCGAGAGGCGGTGAAGCCTTACAAGAATGTGTGTGCGCCCTTACCTGGGAGACCAGCACCTTCAAAtcct ATGGCTCTGCCCAAGTTGCAGCCTCCGTACGTGTCTCCAGAATGGCGAATGGATTCCGTTTCTTGGGACAGTAAACAACTACGTGCTTATTGTGACCCTACTAAAGAGTTTTGGCTTGCACGAGATGCGTctag GCGTAAAGCACATAATGAAGTTATAAAAACAAGTTCCCGAGAAGTTACAAATAAGAAGAATTAG